A window of the Lactuca sativa cultivar Salinas chromosome 5, Lsat_Salinas_v11, whole genome shotgun sequence genome harbors these coding sequences:
- the LOC111907282 gene encoding uncharacterized protein LOC111907282: protein MALEDEVYDDHSSEFEQNYRCYPVSFIEKSHLEKGDKIIMPPSALDRLAYLQIDYPMLFELSNPSASKVSHCGVLEFVADEGLIYIPYWMMENMLLQEGDIVNVKNASLSKGTYVKLQPHTTDFLDISNPKAILETSLRSYSCLTTGDTIMVAYNNKKFYIDIVETKPSAAISIIETDCEVDFAPPLDYKEPERPPVKPKTQPEVEEEPDKIIPKFSPFSGSGRRLDGKPAEPPVQTVATTSDANGSTPSTSGSRKRSGTLVFGSNVDQKPNGKPKVMVKEAKQESSEKEEPKFQAFTGKKYSLK, encoded by the exons ATGGCATTG GAGGATGAAGTTTATGATGACCATTCTTCAGAGTTTGAACAAAATTATCGCTGTTATCCTGTTTCTTTCATTGAAAAG TCTCATTTGGAGAAAGGTGATAAAA TTATAATGCCTCCATCTGCTCTTGATCGACTTG CCTATTTGCAGATCGATTATCCAATGCTATTTGAACTCAGCAATCCTTCTGCTAGTAAAGTTTCTCATTGTGGTGTCCTTGAATTTGTTGCAGATGAAGGTTTAATATACATCCCTTATTGG atGATGGAGAACATGCTTTTACAAGAAGGAGATATTGTGAATGTGAAGAATGCCAGTTTATCAAAGGGAACTTATGTGAAACTTCAGCCTCACACTACAGATTTTCTTGATATATCCAATCCAAAAGCCAT CTTGGAGACTTCATTAAGAAGCTATTCTTGTTTAACAACTGGTGATACAATCATGGTGGCTTATAACAACAAGAAGTTTTATATTGATATAGTTGAAACAAAACCATCAGCTGCAATAAGTATAATTGAAACAGATTGTGAGGTTGATTTTGCTCCACCTCTTGATTACAAAGAACCTGAAAGACCTCCTGTTAAACCTAAGACACAACCAGAAG ttgaagaagaaccagataaGATAATACCCAAGTTTAGCCCGTTTAGTGGTTCAGGAAGACGGTTAGATGGGAAACCGGCTGAGCCACCGGTTCAAACCGTGGCTACAACCAGTGATGCAAATGGCTCGACCCCATCAACCTCTGGTTCAAGAAAACGATCTGGGACACTTGTTTTTGGGTCAAATGTTGACCAAAAGCCAAATGGGAAACCAAAA GTTATGGTGAAAGAAGCTAAACAAGAATCATCTGAGAAGGAAGAACCTAAATTTCAAGCCTTTACAGGCAAGAAATACtccttaaaataa